In Solenopsis invicta isolate M01_SB chromosome 13, UNIL_Sinv_3.0, whole genome shotgun sequence, one DNA window encodes the following:
- the LOC105202370 gene encoding RCC1 and BTB domain-containing protein 1: protein MCSDLRNWPIFSLLEPEFVSRIHMVTVYGNLGNEALIVTRDKMVYALGSNIAGCLGTGDAHSTLYPKKVDALCEKDIKMFAYGSGPHVLALTKEGEVYSWGHNGYCELGNGTCNQGLYPTQVNSLGIKRIVDIACGSHHSVALNEDGEIYAWGQNNCGQAGSSITTNQGVPRQVNSNLAGKKVAQIACGQTSTVALLENGEVYGWGYNGVGQLGIGNYVNQMTPCRIGTLLGTVIVKVACGYVHTLALTDEGQLYVWGGNSYGQLGISNKTNACNPVLVKHEMGRVSDIAALHYNHTSVAVGEGGRVYMWGHCRGQSITTPTATPFSNVHDALACWGSPSVMHKPLILYADEDSGILQCLGAAFDDPATSDLTIQVDGECIYVHKAILKIRCSYFRNMFQHNWTESNQSVIEHDQFSYVVYKAFLKYLYTDVIDLPVEKALELLDLANAYCENNLKKHCIRMIKQGITVSNVAYLYSIAIEYSAEELEEFCFKFALNHMTAVTQTENFAKLDENTVKTFIIKAGKAGVFRT from the exons GTAACTTAGGCAATGAGGCTTTGATCGTGACAAGGGACAAGATGGTGTACGCCCTGGGCAGTAACATCGCCGGTTGCCTGGGGACCGGGGACGCCCATAGTACGCTGTATCCGAAGAAGGTGGACGCCCTGTGCGAGAAGGATATAAAGATGTTCGCGTACGGCAGCGGACCGCACGTTCTAGCGCTCACAAAGGAGGGAGAG GTATATTCCTGGGGTCACAACGGTTACTGCGAACTGGGAAACGGGACATGTAATCAGGGTCTCTATCCTACTCAAGTGAACAGTTTGGGCATAAAACGCATCGTGGACATCGCATGCGGGAGTCACCATTCCGTCGCTCTGAACGAGGATGGCGAG ATATACGCCTGGGGACAAAATAATTGCGGGCAAGCGGGCAGCAGTATCACCACGAATCAAGGCGTACCTAGGCAAGTAAACTCCAACCTGGCTGGAAAGAAGGTTGCCCAAATCGCCTGCGGTCAGACCTCCACTGTGGCACTCCTCGAAAACGGCGAGGTGTACGGTTGGGGCTACAACGGCGTTGGCCAGCTGGGGATAGGCAATTACGTGAACCAAATGACACCGTGCCGGATCGGTACGCTGCTAGGCACCGTGATAG TCAAGGTAGCTTGCGGATACGTGCACACGTTAGCGCTCACGGACGAAGGGCAACTCTACGTGTGGGGCGGGAACAGTTACGGTCAACTGGGAATCAGCAACAAGACGAACGCCTGTAACCCAGTCCTG GTCAAGCATGAAATGGGAAGGGTATCTGACATCGCCGCCCTGCACTACAATCATACGAGTGTCGCCGTCGGCGAAGGAGGGCGCGTCTACATGTGGGGTCACTGCCGCGGTCAGAGCATCACGACCCCGACCGCGACTCCGTTCTCGAACGTGCACGACGCGCTTGCGTGTTGGGGCTCGCCGAGTGTTATGCATAAACCGCTGATCCTCTATGCAGACGAAGACTCGGGCATATTGCAATGCCTGGGAGCTGCATTTGACGATCCC GCGACAAGCGATCTTACGATACAGGTGGATGGTGAATGTATCTACGTGCACAAGGCTATTTTGAAGATCCGCTGTTCGTACTTTAGAAACATGTTTCAGCACAATTGGACAGAAAGCAATCAGAG TGTCATCGAGCATGATCAATTCTCCTACGTCGTCTACAAAGCCTTCCTTAAATACTTGTACACCGACGTTATCGATTTACCCGTGGAAAAGGCTTTAG AACTTTTGGACTTAGCTAACGCGTATTGCGAGAACAATCTTAAGAAGCATTGCATACGGATGATAAAGCAAGGAATTACCGTATCGAATGTTGCCTACTTGTACAGCATCGCAATCGAGTATAGCGCAGAG GAACTCGAAGAATTCTGTTTCAAGTTCGCATTGAATCACATGACGGCTGTGACGCAGACGGAAAATTTCGCCAAGCTGGACGAAAACACGGTAAAAACTTTCATAATCAAGGCAGGTAAGGCCGGTGTTTTTAGGACGTAA